The following coding sequences lie in one Miscanthus floridulus cultivar M001 chromosome 9, ASM1932011v1, whole genome shotgun sequence genomic window:
- the LOC136480307 gene encoding uncharacterized protein, giving the protein MYLARAFERRAAAVAPPVSSRGPRLQQRQGLLPPPRAPGGGYGQAGAATQAATNTQQAPAAGARPFRRLSPAEMAERRRQGLCFNCDEPYVRGHVCPRLFYLEADDYIDEDLLAADAAADEPQPAEEEPAAEPTAANALVVSLHAVTGIRTENTMLLRVSIKGVRLLALLDTGSTHNYLQSATMRRLGLCASGGAQLRVTVANGDRLSCVGIARNVPLVVGSESFAITCVGLDLGCFDFILDVDFLKTLGPLLWDFEAMTLSFQRQGRRIVWRGEGGATDAASQAPTTAVAAVSEQPLLGRLLQQHAAIFAEPQGLPPPRSYDHRIHLLPGTPPVAVRPYRYPQL; this is encoded by the coding sequence ATGTACCTCGCCAGGGCATTTGAACGTCGCGCCGCGGCGGTCGCTCCTCCGGTCTCTTCCCGGGGACCACGGCTACAGCAGCGGCAGGGGCTGCTGCCACCGCCGCGCGCCCCTGGAGGAGGCTACGGGCAGGCCGGGGCTGCCACGCAGGCCGCGACCAACACCCAGCAGGCGCCCGCGGCTGGCGCTCGACCTTTCCGTCGTCTCTCCCCGGCGGAGATGGCTGAACGTCGCCGACAGGGCCTTTGCTTCAACTGTGACGAACCCTACGTCCGTGGCCATGTGTGCCCGCGGCTCTTCTACTTGGAGGCTGATGATTACATTGACGAGGACCTCCTGGCCGCCGACGCGGCGGCTGATGAGCCTCAACCGGCGGAGGAGGAACCGGCCGCCGAACCTACAGCAGCCAACGCCTTGGTGGTGTCCCTCCATGCGGTGACCGGCATCCGCACGGAAAACACTATGCTGCTGCGGGTCTCCATCAAGGGCGTGCGCTTGCTAGCGCTTCTTGACACCGGCTCCACCCACAACTACCTTCAGAGTGCCACCATGCGCCGCCTGGGTCTTTGTGCCTCGGGGGGTGCTCAGCTCCGCGTAACCGTCGCCAACGGAGATCGACTTTCGTGTGTGGGCATCGCGCGCAACGTACCCCTCGTCGTCGGGTCCGAGTCCTTCGCCATCACGTGCGTCGGCCTCGACTTGGGGTGCTTTGACTTCATCCTCGACGTCGACTTCCTGAAGACATTGGGTCCTCTCTTGTGGGACTTCGAGGCGATGACACTATCGTTCCAGCGCCAGGGCAGGCGCATCGTCTGGCGCGGTGAGGGGGGTGCCACCGACGCGGCGTCGCAGGCGCCCACTACGGCAGTGGCGGCTGTCTCCGAGCAGCCCCTGCTGGGCCGTCTCCTACAGCAGCACGCCGCCATCTTCGCCGAGCCTCAGGGCCTTCCGCCTCCCCGCTCATACGACCACCGCATCCATCTCCTTCCGGGGACGCCGCCTGTGGCAGTGCGGCCGTACCGGTACCCGCAGCTCTAG